The nucleotide window AGGCCCAGGTGGTGCTGGTGGTGGGAGCCCGTAACAGCTCCAACTCCAACCGCCTGCGCGAGCTGGCCGAAAAGGTCGGCGCCCGCGCCTACCTCATCGACGGCGCCGACTGCATCCAGCAGGACTGGCTGGACGGGGTCGATGCCGTTGGCGTCACCGCCGGCGCCTCGGCGCCCGAGGTGCTGGTGCAGGCCGTGATCCAGCGCCTGCGCGACTGGGGCGGGGAAGAGGTCGTGGAGACCCAGGGCCGCGAAGAAAACATTGTTTTCGCGGTGCCCGCTGAACTTAGGTGAAAAACTAAGCAACCCGGCAGGGACGCCGGGAGCGTTTGCCGTTTAATCTTTTCCTCCTTCTCTGCTACATTGCCTCCCTCATAACTCCATTACAAAGTTGTTGCTGTTACTTGAGGGATTTGTTTTGAAGAAGGTGCATTCCCACGCCCAGGGGGGCTTCTCCTTAATGGAGGTGCTGGTTGCCCTGGTCATCCTCACTACCGGTATCCTGGGCACCGTTGCCATGCAGCTGACCGCCAAAAGAGGCAGCTACGGCGCCCTGGAACGGACCCAGGCCGTCAACCTGGCCAACGATCTGCTGGAGCGGGTCAGAAGCAACCCGTCCGAACTGGCCAACTACGCGGCCAACTATGGTAGCGGCCAAACGGTGTCCGCCGCCGACAAATGTTCTTCTTCTTCCTATTGCAGCCCGGCCGCCCTGCGCCAATGGGACCAGTTCCAGTGGCACCAGCAACTGATGGGGGCCGACACCAAGGAAAACACCCAGAATGTTGCCGTGCTGGGCAACGCCGTGGGCTGTGTCACCGTTTCCGCCAACGCCATCACAGTGGTGGTGAGTTGGCAGGGCATCCATGGTATCGGTGACGCCGATGCCGCTTCCTCCTGTGGTACCGCAAGCGACAAGCGTCGCCTGGTTTCAGTTTCCAGCGTGATCCTATGAAAAAGCACAACGGTTTCTCCCTCATCGAGCTGATGATCGCCATGACCCTGGGGCTGGTCATGGCCCTGGCCATCTCGGCCGTCTTCGTGGCGTCCAAGCGCGGTGCCAAGTCCACAGAACAGGCCGGTGAACTGCAGGAAAATGCCCGTATTGCCATGCAGGTGTTGAGAGATGAAGTTAGCCACGTCGGCTTCATGGGCGATATCAGCGGCCAGGCCCTGGTCCCCGCCAACACCAGCCCGGTGGGCTCGGTAACGGTCAGCAACGAATGCAGCGGCAGCGGCAACAACAACGGCAGCCTGCCGGCCAATGTCGTGGCGGGCACCTTCCGCCTGCTGTGGTTCACCGGTACCAAGGCGTCCCTGCCGGGGTGCCTCACCGATGCGGTGGACGGCTCCACGGCCCTGCAGATCAAACGTGCCTATGGCCCGGCCCTAGAGTCCGGAGTCGACAGCTTCCGTAACGACCATGTGTACCTGTTGGCCAACGCCGTGCAGGCCAGCTTCCTGTGGAACCAGAGCGGCACCGTGCCCACGCCGCCCATTGCCAACGGCCGCTACTGGCGTTACGGCCATCACCTCTATTACATCGGCAACGAGACCCGCAATGGCACCAGTGTGCCGTCGCTGAAGCGCCGCTATCTGGCCACTTCAGGTTCGGGGCTGGCCATGAACAGCGAGGTACTGGTGGAGGGCATCGAAGCCTTCCGCATCGAGTTCGGCGTCGACACCAGCCTGGACGGCGTGGCCGATTACTTTGTCGACGGTGATGCCATGACCAGTGCCGACTGGGACGGCGCCAGCGGCCGCGCCATCGTTTCGGCCCGTATCTACGTACTGGCCCGCGCCGGTATGGCCGATGCGGACTACGACAACAGCGGCATCAGCTACCAACTGGGCGGCACCACCATCAGCGGCAATGGCGATCACTATCGCCGTTTCCTGCTCAGTTCCACCGTTCAGTTGGCCAACCCGCAGTTCGCCACCTGGCGCAATGCTGGAGGCATATAAGATGAAGCAAAAACAACAAGGCCTGGTGCTCTTCGTGGCGTTGATCTTCCTGGTGATCCTGGCC belongs to Gallaecimonas sp. GXIMD4217 and includes:
- the pilV gene encoding type IV pilus modification protein PilV, whose translation is MHSHAQGGFSLMEVLVALVILTTGILGTVAMQLTAKRGSYGALERTQAVNLANDLLERVRSNPSELANYAANYGSGQTVSAADKCSSSSYCSPAALRQWDQFQWHQQLMGADTKENTQNVAVLGNAVGCVTVSANAITVVVSWQGIHGIGDADAASSCGTASDKRRLVSVSSVIL
- a CDS encoding PilW family protein, whose translation is MKKHNGFSLIELMIAMTLGLVMALAISAVFVASKRGAKSTEQAGELQENARIAMQVLRDEVSHVGFMGDISGQALVPANTSPVGSVTVSNECSGSGNNNGSLPANVVAGTFRLLWFTGTKASLPGCLTDAVDGSTALQIKRAYGPALESGVDSFRNDHVYLLANAVQASFLWNQSGTVPTPPIANGRYWRYGHHLYYIGNETRNGTSVPSLKRRYLATSGSGLAMNSEVLVEGIEAFRIEFGVDTSLDGVADYFVDGDAMTSADWDGASGRAIVSARIYVLARAGMADADYDNSGISYQLGGTTISGNGDHYRRFLLSSTVQLANPQFATWRNAGGI